A window from Psychrobium sp. MM17-31 encodes these proteins:
- a CDS encoding efflux RND transporter periplasmic adaptor subunit yields MKLKLFAMVMASTITLTLTACNDEQAPAPFQMPPQAVDFITVTTTDVAFNQHLPARAVASAIADVRPQVTGIVKQRLFEEGSRVGAGQALYQIDDTIYQANLQSAKAELVRTQANLKSAKAELARYKQLLKDKAASAQQYDQVNANYLAVLAELDVRKAAIHKAQVDIEYTKVKAPIGGQISKSNVTVGALVTAGQAQTLATITQLDPIYFDMVQSNKELRDVRNRLASGELSKVKQTAQLTFGDNDNYPHLGELKFNEVRTNPSTDTVTLRAEFSNPEHNLLPGMFAQIDLTQAVRENSILVPQSAVSFDKQGHANVFVLLEGNKVGIKQIRIGRSIGKNWLALSGLESGDKVITTGLQKIGPGATVSPVMPTSDAAKQG; encoded by the coding sequence ATGAAATTGAAATTATTCGCTATGGTTATGGCGAGCACAATAACCCTTACACTAACGGCTTGTAACGACGAACAAGCACCTGCGCCTTTTCAAATGCCACCACAAGCCGTGGATTTTATTACTGTGACTACGACGGATGTCGCTTTTAACCAGCACCTGCCAGCGCGCGCTGTGGCGTCGGCTATTGCCGATGTGCGACCGCAAGTGACAGGCATTGTTAAACAGCGTCTGTTTGAAGAAGGCTCTAGAGTTGGTGCGGGACAAGCGCTTTATCAAATTGATGACACTATTTATCAAGCAAACTTGCAATCGGCAAAAGCAGAGCTCGTGCGCACTCAAGCTAACTTAAAATCTGCCAAAGCTGAGCTGGCTCGTTACAAACAACTGCTAAAAGACAAAGCAGCAAGCGCGCAGCAATACGATCAAGTCAATGCCAATTATTTAGCGGTATTAGCTGAGCTAGATGTGCGTAAAGCGGCTATTCACAAGGCGCAGGTTGATATTGAATATACCAAGGTAAAAGCACCGATTGGCGGCCAAATCAGTAAATCTAATGTTACCGTCGGCGCGTTGGTAACCGCAGGACAGGCACAAACACTCGCGACTATTACTCAGCTTGACCCTATCTACTTTGATATGGTGCAAAGCAATAAAGAGCTACGCGATGTTCGAAATCGACTCGCCAGTGGTGAGCTATCTAAAGTTAAACAAACCGCGCAGCTGACGTTTGGTGACAACGACAATTACCCGCACCTTGGTGAATTGAAATTCAACGAAGTGCGCACTAATCCAAGTACAGACACCGTGACACTGCGCGCTGAATTTAGCAATCCTGAACACAACCTATTACCGGGCATGTTTGCGCAAATCGATCTTACGCAAGCGGTGCGCGAAAACTCAATTTTAGTGCCGCAAAGTGCAGTGTCTTTTGATAAACAAGGTCACGCCAATGTCTTTGTTCTGTTAGAGGGCAATAAGGTTGGTATTAAACAAATTCGTATCGGCCGCTCAATTGGCAAAAATTGGTTGGCGTTATCTGGCCTAGAAAGTGGTGACAAAGTCATAACTACTGGCCTACAAAAAATAGGGCCAGGGGCGACAGTTTCACCTGTAATGCCAACAAGCGACGCGGCGAAACAAGGATAA
- a CDS encoding response regulator transcription factor: protein MLKIILIDDHQLFLYGVSQILPLHIPNLEIFGCCSVSKAQQIIAEHGDVDLILVDLDMPDVGGLAFLSKNFQSGDVHPVAVLSASQDINIIQQVLQIGSLGFIPKTLGSADLVNAVQSILDGHIFVPADIKQQIDAIPEEDEQAFADITPRQLEVLALLSQGLSNCKIAESMFISEHTVKSHVKQLFQKLEADNRLACVTKAKDLGLLR from the coding sequence ATGCTCAAAATTATTCTTATTGATGACCATCAATTGTTTCTCTATGGCGTATCGCAAATTCTGCCGCTGCATATTCCCAATCTTGAAATTTTCGGCTGCTGTAGTGTCAGCAAAGCACAACAAATTATCGCCGAGCACGGTGATGTGGATTTGATTTTAGTAGACTTAGACATGCCAGATGTCGGTGGCCTAGCGTTTCTTAGCAAGAATTTTCAATCGGGCGATGTTCACCCCGTCGCGGTATTATCTGCCTCACAAGACATCAATATTATTCAACAAGTACTGCAAATCGGTTCATTGGGTTTCATCCCTAAAACACTTGGCAGCGCCGATCTCGTCAATGCAGTGCAGAGTATTTTAGATGGACATATCTTTGTCCCTGCTGATATCAAGCAGCAAATTGATGCAATCCCTGAAGAAGACGAGCAAGCTTTTGCTGACATCACACCGCGTCAACTGGAGGTGTTAGCATTACTTTCGCAAGGATTGAGTAACTGTAAGATTGCTGAATCGATGTTTATTTCAGAGCACACGGTAAAATCTCACGTCAAACAGCTATTCCAAAAGCTAGAAGCTGACAATCGACTCGCTTGCGTTACCAAAGCCAAAGATCTCGGTCTTTTGCGCTAG
- a CDS encoding sensor domain-containing diguanylate cyclase, producing the protein MSQLAPNIQQLLATSLERTNDCVGIFDAQDTLIYCNEAMASMYAQPLDAVIGQSFSKLVEYCYLYNKGLVIEANSIHEWLVYANQKRRQSPFRNFEIDLHDGRWFLATERVIDNDFIFFYATDITEKKRTEKQLQVASQELFKLATIDSLTDCHNRRYFLEMANIELQRGARANSDCSILMIDLDNFKSLNDNYGHQGGDITLAQSAKSIKENLRPYDIFGRIGGEEFAVLLPNTSLDTAKDIGERIRQTLEALTISYLTHQINITTSVGVANSANSELSLEQLMSFADKNLYRAKHSGRNKVIA; encoded by the coding sequence ATGAGTCAATTGGCGCCAAACATTCAACAATTGCTTGCTACATCGCTCGAAAGAACAAATGATTGCGTTGGTATTTTTGATGCTCAAGACACTCTAATTTACTGCAATGAAGCGATGGCATCGATGTATGCTCAGCCGCTTGATGCCGTAATAGGTCAGTCCTTTTCCAAACTCGTTGAATACTGTTATCTATACAATAAAGGGTTGGTTATCGAAGCAAACAGTATTCATGAATGGCTGGTATACGCCAACCAAAAACGCCGCCAAAGTCCCTTTCGCAACTTTGAAATCGATCTCCATGATGGCCGTTGGTTCTTAGCCACAGAGCGCGTTATCGATAACGACTTTATTTTCTTTTACGCCACCGATATAACCGAGAAGAAGCGCACCGAAAAGCAGCTTCAAGTAGCCTCACAAGAGCTCTTTAAGCTAGCAACAATAGACTCATTAACCGACTGCCATAATCGTCGCTATTTTTTAGAAATGGCCAATATTGAACTACAGCGTGGCGCAAGAGCAAATTCTGATTGTAGTATTTTGATGATTGATTTAGACAATTTTAAGTCCCTTAACGACAACTATGGTCACCAAGGCGGCGATATAACCTTGGCGCAAAGTGCAAAATCGATCAAAGAAAATCTGCGCCCCTACGATATTTTTGGTCGCATTGGTGGTGAAGAGTTTGCCGTATTGCTGCCCAATACTAGTTTGGACACAGCAAAAGATATCGGTGAGCGCATCCGCCAAACACTAGAAGCACTAACCATCAGCTATCTTACTCATCAAATCAACATCACGACTTCTGTTGGCGTTGCCAACAGCGCAAATAGTGAACTTTCGCTTGAGCAATTAATGTCATTTGCCGATAAAAACCTCTATCGCGCCAAGCACAGCGGCCGCAATAAAGTTATCGCCTAG
- a CDS encoding AraC family transcriptional regulator ligand-binding domain-containing protein — translation MSDYIRATSLLGINQLIAELGGCPRSLLAQSNIEVDFQQLDSQFMQYRDYIELLNSCAQSLDCFDFGLRLAARQHFDILGPIALVAQSGTTLAQVLSWVTKFLHVHCPAIAIAQTTVADSDEVLLSFEIALDPLPDISQVSELSIGLMVAIVRELTVESWSPLRVYLPSKIATNNYAYAKHFSAEVTGYRNFSGIVICKSDLNLPIKTKQSNQLQQSLGYLQSQGEHSLTLCDKVELIVKPLLAIEQCTNDNVAHILGLHTRQLHRLLQRENTSFIKLKNKVRSKLAWHYLTQTQLRFSHISELLGYQEQATFTAACQRWFKTSPRTIRKCT, via the coding sequence TTGAGCGATTATATTAGAGCGACATCGTTACTGGGAATCAATCAGCTGATTGCTGAGTTAGGTGGTTGTCCGCGCTCATTGTTGGCACAGTCTAATATCGAGGTCGATTTTCAGCAGCTAGATAGCCAATTTATGCAATATCGCGATTATATCGAATTGTTAAATAGCTGTGCGCAATCGCTCGACTGCTTTGATTTTGGTTTACGACTAGCGGCGCGTCAGCACTTTGATATTTTAGGGCCGATAGCGCTGGTGGCTCAATCAGGAACTACCTTGGCGCAAGTACTAAGTTGGGTCACGAAATTTTTGCATGTTCATTGTCCTGCAATCGCTATTGCGCAAACTACCGTTGCGGATTCTGATGAAGTCTTATTGTCGTTTGAAATTGCGCTCGATCCACTACCAGATATTAGTCAGGTGAGTGAGCTGAGTATCGGATTGATGGTGGCTATCGTTCGAGAGTTAACGGTGGAAAGTTGGTCGCCGTTACGGGTATATTTACCCAGTAAAATTGCCACCAATAATTATGCATATGCCAAACATTTTTCAGCCGAGGTGACCGGTTATCGCAATTTTTCTGGCATCGTCATTTGTAAGTCAGATCTCAACTTACCCATCAAGACCAAGCAATCAAATCAACTGCAGCAATCTCTAGGCTATTTGCAATCACAAGGTGAACACTCGCTTACGTTATGCGATAAGGTGGAATTAATCGTCAAGCCATTGTTGGCAATTGAGCAGTGTACTAATGATAATGTTGCTCACATACTCGGCCTTCATACAAGACAATTGCATCGCTTGTTACAACGTGAGAATACCAGCTTTATCAAGCTCAAGAATAAGGTTAGGTCAAAATTGGCGTGGCATTACTTAACACAAACCCAATTAAGGTTTTCGCATATTTCTGAGCTTTTGGGTTATCAAGAGCAAGCGACATTTACTGCGGCTTGCCAGCGCTGGTTTAAAACATCGCCTCGCACTATTAGAAAATGTACCTAG
- a CDS encoding GMC family oxidoreductase N-terminal domain-containing protein, producing the protein MSEKFDYVIVGAGSAGCVLAARLSEDKNVSVCLIEAGGNDNSAFVQMPAGVAASVPYGINSWHYQTVPQANLNNRCGFVPRGKVLGGSSSINAMVYIRGNRWDFDNWAAQGNHGWDYYSLLPYFIKAETNHSINNEFHGSNGPLQVNELQTPSPVNQYFLKGCAEQGIALNSDINGVNQEGARLSQVTQHNGERCSAAKAYLTPNLSRPNLTVMTKVQVEKLIVTDNTVTALRVNHKNRRRIINASKEVIVSAGAINSPQLLMLSGIGDKDALKKLGIEPTLHLPGVGQNLQDHLTVVPLYRAKTSAGTFGISLPGAMQMTTQTYQWFKNRTGDLTSNFAESHAFFSIDNDAPAPEIQMEFVIGLVDDHSRKLHWGHGYSVHASLMRPKSRGSVTLKDNNPKSAPLIDPNYLDHPDDLTTLLAGLKQTLSVLESSAFNEIKGEMIYPLDKNNDEQLIEFIRSTADTEYHPVGTCKMGSKDDELSVVDSELKVHGLANLRVVDASIMPTIITGNTNASVIAIAEKAADLIKLERSQPADQ; encoded by the coding sequence ATGAGTGAGAAATTCGATTACGTTATCGTTGGCGCGGGCAGTGCTGGTTGTGTTTTAGCGGCGCGCCTTAGCGAAGATAAAAACGTTTCTGTTTGCCTAATTGAAGCTGGCGGCAATGACAACAGCGCCTTTGTGCAAATGCCTGCTGGCGTTGCTGCAAGTGTGCCTTATGGGATAAACAGTTGGCATTATCAGACGGTGCCACAAGCCAATCTCAATAACCGCTGTGGTTTTGTACCGCGTGGTAAAGTATTAGGTGGCAGTAGCTCAATTAACGCGATGGTTTATATTCGCGGTAACCGTTGGGATTTCGATAACTGGGCGGCGCAAGGCAACCACGGTTGGGATTACTACTCACTACTTCCCTATTTCATTAAAGCAGAAACCAATCACTCTATTAACAACGAATTTCATGGCAGTAACGGCCCTTTACAAGTCAATGAACTTCAAACGCCAAGTCCAGTAAATCAGTATTTCTTAAAAGGCTGCGCCGAACAGGGCATTGCGTTAAATAGTGATATTAACGGCGTAAATCAAGAAGGCGCGCGATTGTCGCAAGTTACCCAACACAACGGCGAGCGATGCAGTGCAGCTAAAGCTTATTTAACGCCGAACTTATCGCGTCCCAATCTAACGGTGATGACCAAAGTTCAAGTCGAAAAACTTATCGTCACTGATAACACGGTGACAGCGCTGAGAGTTAACCACAAAAATCGCAGGCGCATTATTAACGCGAGCAAAGAAGTAATCGTAAGCGCAGGTGCAATTAACTCACCACAGTTATTAATGCTGTCAGGCATTGGCGATAAAGATGCCTTAAAGAAGCTCGGTATAGAACCAACGCTGCATTTACCCGGCGTCGGTCAAAACCTGCAAGATCATTTGACAGTGGTGCCACTTTATCGCGCGAAAACTAGCGCAGGCACTTTCGGAATTAGCCTGCCTGGTGCTATGCAAATGACTACGCAAACCTATCAGTGGTTTAAAAACAGAACAGGCGATTTAACCAGTAATTTCGCTGAGTCCCACGCTTTTTTCAGCATTGATAACGATGCGCCTGCCCCTGAAATTCAAATGGAGTTTGTTATCGGTTTAGTCGACGATCACAGTCGTAAATTACACTGGGGACACGGTTATAGCGTGCACGCAAGTTTAATGCGTCCGAAAAGCCGCGGCAGCGTCACGCTTAAGGACAACAATCCAAAATCAGCACCGCTTATTGATCCTAACTATCTCGATCACCCCGATGATCTAACCACTTTGTTGGCCGGCCTAAAACAAACCTTATCAGTGCTTGAAAGCAGCGCTTTTAACGAGATAAAGGGTGAGATGATTTATCCACTCGATAAAAACAACGATGAGCAACTTATCGAGTTTATCCGCAGCACCGCAGATACCGAATATCACCCAGTGGGCACCTGCAAAATGGGCAGCAAAGACGACGAACTGAGCGTGGTTGATAGCGAGTTAAAAGTACACGGCTTAGCAAACTTACGAGTTGTGGACGCGTCGATTATGCCAACCATCATCACAGGCAATACCAACGCCAGCGTCATTGCTATCGCCGAAAAAGCGGCGGATTTAATCAAGCTGGAAAGAAGCCAACCAGCTGACCAGTAA
- a CDS encoding alpha-ketoglutarate-dependent dioxygenase AlkB, producing MFDLFSDSAEPANLLHRDGTVHYYGPVMSQASADDYYQQLLTEIDWQPDRASMFGKTIETARKIAWMAEQPFHYTYSNNTKIAQPFSPLLWELKSIAERESNETYNACLLNLYHNGSEGMAWHSDGEKDLKKNGAIASMSFGAERKFSFKHKQTQETVSQFLQHGSLLMMKGVTQTHWLHRLPPTKSVTTPRINLTFRTITGQLVGFFPA from the coding sequence ATGTTCGATCTTTTTAGTGACTCTGCCGAGCCTGCCAATTTGCTCCACCGCGATGGTACTGTGCATTATTATGGCCCGGTAATGTCACAAGCTAGCGCCGATGATTATTATCAGCAACTACTCACTGAAATTGATTGGCAACCAGATCGCGCGTCGATGTTCGGAAAAACCATAGAAACGGCGCGTAAAATTGCATGGATGGCAGAGCAGCCATTTCACTATACTTATTCCAATAACACCAAGATTGCTCAGCCTTTCTCGCCGCTACTGTGGGAGCTAAAAAGCATTGCAGAGCGTGAATCCAACGAAACCTACAATGCCTGTCTGCTTAACCTCTATCACAACGGGAGTGAGGGCATGGCGTGGCACAGTGATGGCGAAAAAGATCTCAAGAAAAATGGCGCTATTGCATCCATGAGCTTTGGCGCCGAGCGCAAATTTTCCTTTAAACATAAACAAACCCAAGAAACCGTGTCACAGTTTCTCCAGCACGGCAGTTTGTTAATGATGAAAGGTGTCACCCAAACGCACTGGCTTCATCGCTTGCCGCCAACTAAATCGGTGACGACACCGCGCATCAATCTTACCTTCAGAACCATTACTGGTCAGCTGGTTGGCTTCTTTCCAGCTTGA
- the bfr gene encoding bacterioferritin codes for MKGDQEIIDSLNRLLTHELTAMDQYLVHAKMYEDWDLSKLHARIAHEFEDEKQHAEALIERILFLEGHPDASKRDALAIGKTVPEMLQNDLDVEYRVQEDLRKVVALCEQKQDFQTRNVLMPLLEDTEQDHIYWLEQQLRLIDKIGLPNYLQSMM; via the coding sequence ATGAAAGGCGATCAAGAGATTATTGACAGCTTAAACCGTTTGTTAACTCACGAGTTAACGGCTATGGATCAATACTTAGTCCATGCAAAAATGTACGAAGATTGGGATTTAAGCAAGCTTCATGCGCGCATTGCTCATGAATTTGAAGATGAAAAACAACACGCAGAAGCGCTTATCGAACGCATTCTATTCCTAGAAGGTCATCCTGATGCAAGCAAGCGCGATGCACTAGCCATTGGTAAAACTGTGCCAGAAATGCTGCAAAATGATCTCGATGTAGAATACCGCGTGCAAGAAGATTTACGTAAGGTAGTTGCACTGTGTGAACAAAAGCAAGATTTTCAAACGCGTAACGTGTTGATGCCACTGTTAGAAGACACCGAGCAAGATCATATTTATTGGCTAGAGCAGCAATTACGCCTAATTGATAAAATTGGCCTGCCAAACTACTTACAATCGATGATGTAA
- the bfr gene encoding bacterioferritin has protein sequence MKPQNDIVNQLNRVLTAELTSINQFFLHARIFKNWGLEALNSKAYKKSIKDMKQSDKLIERILLLEGLPNLQQLGRLKIGEHTLEMLECDLSVQMDQNELLTEVIQKCEDAGDYVSRDLLVEILDYEQDYIDWLEAQLSLIENIGIENYQQSMIDSE, from the coding sequence ATGAAACCGCAAAACGATATCGTTAATCAGCTCAATCGGGTGTTAACCGCAGAGCTAACTTCTATAAATCAGTTTTTTCTTCACGCACGGATCTTTAAGAACTGGGGACTCGAAGCACTAAACAGCAAAGCCTACAAAAAGTCGATTAAAGACATGAAGCAAAGTGATAAGCTTATTGAGCGTATTTTGTTGCTCGAAGGCTTACCGAATCTACAACAGCTTGGTCGTTTAAAAATTGGCGAACACACGTTAGAGATGCTCGAATGTGATCTCAGCGTGCAAATGGATCAAAACGAATTACTCACCGAAGTTATTCAGAAATGCGAAGACGCTGGCGATTATGTCAGTCGCGATTTGCTGGTGGAAATTTTAGATTACGAACAAGACTACATTGATTGGTTAGAGGCGCAGTTGTCTTTAATCGAAAATATTGGCATTGAAAACTATCAGCAATCGATGATTGATAGTGAATAG
- a CDS encoding PspC domain-containing protein, with product MSIWHRITVDKKHSKLFGVCAGIANAFGYSRMGVRVTTVIGLLFAPIITLTIYATAAVLLPTRQQVTA from the coding sequence ATGAGTATTTGGCATCGTATTACTGTAGACAAAAAGCATAGCAAGTTATTTGGAGTTTGCGCAGGTATCGCTAATGCCTTTGGCTACAGCCGAATGGGGGTAAGAGTTACCACAGTCATCGGTTTATTATTTGCCCCAATTATTACTTTAACCATTTATGCAACAGCGGCGGTATTACTCCCCACCAGACAACAAGTCACAGCATAA
- the pspA gene encoding phage shock protein PspA translates to MGIFSRFSDIINANINTMLDKAEDPKKLVRLLIQEMEETLVELRANAAKHIAERKTLEASLAKAKNNVTDWAAKAELALSKGREDLARSALVQKQQSAEQVNALEEELVRYNEALATTDADASRLEQKMVEARTRQQSLLARKQQAQTRLKVKKQLNSNKVEDALIRFEHFEKKIEALESEVESYELGGKDAQSVEAQFKQMEREESIDNELAQLKQKMAS, encoded by the coding sequence ATGGGTATTTTTAGCAGATTTAGCGACATCATTAACGCAAACATCAACACCATGTTAGACAAAGCAGAAGATCCAAAGAAATTAGTCAGACTGCTTATTCAAGAAATGGAAGAGACCTTGGTAGAGCTTCGTGCCAATGCAGCAAAACATATTGCAGAGCGCAAAACACTTGAAGCCAGCTTAGCAAAAGCAAAAAACAATGTAACAGATTGGGCTGCGAAAGCAGAACTTGCACTTAGCAAAGGACGCGAAGACTTAGCACGCAGTGCTCTAGTGCAAAAGCAACAATCTGCAGAGCAAGTTAACGCACTTGAAGAAGAGTTAGTTCGTTACAACGAAGCGCTCGCGACAACAGATGCAGATGCATCGCGACTAGAGCAAAAAATGGTTGAAGCGCGTACCAGACAGCAATCATTACTAGCACGTAAACAACAAGCGCAAACTCGCTTGAAAGTGAAAAAGCAGCTTAATAGCAATAAAGTCGAAGACGCTTTGATCCGCTTCGAACACTTTGAAAAGAAAATCGAAGCCCTGGAATCTGAAGTAGAAAGCTACGAGCTAGGCGGCAAAGACGCACAATCGGTCGAAGCGCAGTTTAAGCAAATGGAGCGCGAAGAGTCTATCGATAATGAGCTTGCGCAACTGAAACAAAAAATGGCGTCTTAA
- a CDS encoding Hsp20 family protein, with amino-acid sequence MRTIDLSPLYRSAIGFDRLASMIETGNKSNNQGYPPYNIEQFSEDEYRITLAVAGFDQSELEITSHHNTLFVKGTKQPQKESESKFLYQGIAERGFERKYQLADYVTVQAADLNNGLLHIDLKREVPEAMKPRSIAISGNKQLEK; translated from the coding sequence ATGCGTACTATCGACTTATCACCACTATACCGCAGCGCCATTGGTTTTGATCGCCTAGCTTCAATGATCGAAACAGGCAATAAAAGCAACAACCAAGGTTACCCTCCATATAACATCGAACAGTTTTCTGAAGATGAATATCGCATTACATTAGCTGTTGCGGGTTTTGACCAATCTGAATTAGAAATTACTAGCCATCACAACACATTATTTGTGAAAGGCACTAAGCAACCTCAAAAAGAATCAGAGAGTAAATTCTTGTATCAAGGCATCGCAGAGCGTGGCTTTGAACGCAAATACCAGTTAGCGGATTACGTAACTGTGCAGGCTGCTGACTTAAATAATGGTTTATTACATATTGATTTAAAAAGAGAAGTTCCAGAGGCTATGAAGCCGCGCTCGATTGCCATCTCTGGCAATAAGCAACTGGAAAAATAA
- a CDS encoding MerR family DNA-binding protein, with the protein MKTITEVGMLLSMPVKTIRYYDDIGLLGTLSRANNGYRQFNQRNIEQLKLIQGARNAGFSIGETRDLLALFNNENRVSRDVKAMTHEKITHLKSKIESLNNVLQQLESLHDSCAGDDSKECAILDGLSKSCK; encoded by the coding sequence ATGAAAACAATCACAGAAGTGGGCATGTTGTTATCCATGCCGGTAAAGACAATTCGCTATTACGACGATATTGGATTGTTGGGTACGCTTAGCCGAGCAAATAACGGCTATCGCCAGTTTAATCAGCGCAATATAGAGCAACTCAAACTCATTCAAGGCGCTCGCAATGCTGGCTTTAGCATCGGAGAAACGCGAGACTTATTAGCGCTTTTTAATAATGAAAATCGGGTAAGCCGTGATGTGAAGGCGATGACTCACGAAAAAATTACCCACTTAAAATCAAAGATTGAATCTCTCAACAATGTATTGCAACAGCTTGAATCGCTTCATGATTCTTGTGCTGGAGACGACAGCAAAGAATGTGCAATTCTCGATGGATTATCAAAAAGTTGTAAATAA